A stretch of DNA from Nitrospirota bacterium:
TTTTTGTAACTACACACACAATTTCGCGTATAATCACATAACTTAAAGCGCACTTTCATTGTTTTAGTGATTTTGAAATCTTTGCTTATTGCAGTTACTAATATAATTGCAATATTCATGCCAGTTTGTTAATAATCCGATAGATAATCTGTAAATCTATATTTTGCTAATATTTCTACGTTAAACGCTTAAGAAAAAGCAGTCAAATTAGAGGCTTTTTTGCAACAGTTGTGTAACCCGTGTAAAATAAGGATAAGCCAGCTTTATGAAAGGCTGTAACAAGCAAATCCGGCTAATACAGGAAATCGCGTTGTGTAGCTTTTTTGCAACACAAAGGTCATCACAAATGATAAAATCGCTGTTTCAAAAAATCAAACGGGATTTTTATTTTTTTTTACAGTATTTGGTTGACATATCGGTATATTTTATTTTACAATCTGAAGTAATCATTAAAATTTAAGGTGGAACGTATAATGAAAACCAGATATGTTACAAAAGACGAGGCAGATAGAAGGTGGTTTGTGGTTGATGCCGAAGGCAGGATACTTGGCAGAATGGCAGCAAAAATCGCCGTATATTTAAGGGGCAAGCATAAGCCCTCCTTTACGCCAAATGCAGACACCGGTGACTTTGTTGTTGTGGTTAACGCTGAAAAGGTAAAACTGACTGGCGATAAGTTAAACGATAAGATTTATTATCACCACAGCGGCTACATCGGGGGCATTAAGGCTGAGGCCGCTAAAGACCGTATAAAGAGACAGCCTGAGGCCATGCTTAAAGACGCTGTGTGGGGAATGCTGCCCAAGAACAGACTTGGCCGCGCTCTTATAAAAAAACTGAAGGTTTACGCCGGAAAAGAACATCCGCATTCCGCACAGAAACCGGAACTATTAAACTTATAGCCTGAAGGAGACACTAAAGATGGCAGATATAAAGTATGCGGCTACGGGAAAGAGAAAAACCTCCGTGGCACGTGTCGTTTTAAAGAAAGGATCCGGTGATATTACCGTTAACTCAAGAACTTTTGAAAATTATTTCACAAGAGAAACTCTCAGGATGATAATCAAACAGCCGCTTGAAATATCCGGCATGATCGGCAAATACGATGTGATGGCAAAGGTTACCGGTGGCGGCCCGGCAGGACAGGCTGGTGCGGTAAGACACGGCATTACAATAGCCCTCATTAAATCGGACTCTGATTTACGCCCTAAACTTAAAAAAGAAGGGCTTGTTACAAGAGACCCCAGAGAGAAGGAAAGAAAGAAGTACGGTCAGAAGGGCGCAAGAAAACGCTTCCAGTTCTCTAAGAGATAATGGGTGGGAAAATACGTGCTGTAATCTGTGGCGCTAGTGGTTATACTGGTGCGGAACTTCTACGGATTCTCAGCAGGCATCTACATGTTAAGGTAGTTGCAGCAACATCAGAACGGTCGGCAAATAAGCCTGTTACAGGCTTATTTCCGCACTTAATACAGTTTGCTGGTTTAGTCTTACAATCCCTCGATGTCAAAGCGCTTGCAGACAAAGGCGATGTGTTTTTTATGGCTTTGCCTCACGGAGCCTCTCAGCAGGCTGTTAATTCATTATTTGATGCTGGTAAAAAAGTCATTGATTTGTCGGCTGATTTCAGACTTAGAAACCCTGATGTTTATGAAAAATGGTATAAAGAAAAGCATAGCTATCACACTGCCCTTTCATCTGCTGTGTACGGACTACCTGAGCTTTACAGAGAATCCATAAAGGGGGCATCACTGGTTGCCAATCCAGGGTGTTATCCCACATCGGCAATTTTGGCGCTCTACCCGGCGCTTAAACAAAACATTGTCAACACTGCGGATATCGTGGTTGATTCAAAATCGGGAGTTTCAGGGGCTGGTCGAAAAGCCGACCTTGCAATTTCCTTTTGTGAGGTAAATAATGGGTTTAAAGCCTATGGCGTAAGCACTCACAGACACACGCCGGAGATAGAGCAGGAACTATCGGCTATTGACAAAACTGATATAAAAATAAGCTTTACTCCGCATCTTATCCCTGTAAATCGCGGAATGTTGAGCACTGTGTATGCCAAGCTTAAAACGGATATCTCAATAGATGAGGTAATCACTATTTATAATAACGCATATAAAGATGAGCCTTTTGTAAAAGTGCTGCCTCAGGGAATGTTTCCCGATACCCGGTATGTTGCCGGCACAAATTACTGCCACATTGGGCTTTCCATAAACCACAACAATACGCTGATTGTAGTCTCTGCCATTGACAACCTGATCAAAGGAGCATCAGGACAGGCAGTTCAAAACATGAATCTCATGTTTGGCTTTAAGGAAACAGACGCTCTCGATACTCTTTCACCGGCTATACCATAAATTCATTCCCGTTGCCAATTTTAATGCAAAGGATGGGTTTCCGGCAAAGTGTAGGTGTACATAGCTTGCAAGCGTATGCTTTACGAAAAACCCTGCTGCTCCCTCAGTGTTTTCATAAATATTTTCAATAGATGAGGAGTTTTCATAAATATCTGAGTAATGAAACTCATGGCCTCTCAAAATATCCCCCTTGTGTCCAATTATTGTGTCCTCAGTAAGTTTCACCTCTCTATAGCCAAGACGCGATAACTTTGGCCTCATCTCACACTTAACAGGCAACACACCACACATCGGATAAAAACTCCCGTCTGTAGTCTTTATCCCATCGGAAATATACATAAGCCCGCCGCATTCGGCGTACACAACCCCGCCACTTTCTGAAAACTCCCGTATCCGATTTCTAAGGTATTCGTTTTTGGAAAGTGCCTCACTGTAAAGCTCCGGATACCCGCCGCCAAAATAAATCCCACAGGTTCCCTCCGGCAGTTCCTTGTCGCTTATCGGACTAAAAAATACTGTCTCTATCCCAAATGAACGCAAAAGCTCAAGATTGTCCTCATAGTAAAAACAAAACGCCGCGTCACGTGCTACTGCAAGGCGCAGCTTGTGGTTATGTAATGGCAAATTCTTGTTATCATTTATCAATGACGGCACGGGTTCAATGCTGGTTTTAGCCAAAATCTTATCTATATCCACAGTGTCTTTTACTAATGACACAAGATTGTTAATAAAATCCGAACCGATAATTGAATCCTCTGCCGTAAAAAGCCCCAAATGACGCTCAGGTATTTTGATGTCAGCGCTTGCTGCAATAAACCCAAACACTTCTGACTTACAGTTGGATTCCACAGCAGCCTTCAGTCTTTCAAAATGTGTGCGGCTTCCAACCCTGTTTAAGATCACTCCGGCAACAGCCACATCCTTGTCAAATGCCTCTATGCCTGATAAAACGGCAGAAACGGTCTCAGCCATTCCCTTGCAATCCAGCACAACAATAACCGGTATGCCTAAAAATTTTGCAAGGTTTGCTGATGACCTCTCTTTGCCGTCAAAAAGCCCCATCACCCCTTCCACTATTGATACATCGGAAAGAGCAGTATACTTATTAAACACAGCCTGTACAAAAGTATCCCCGCACATCCACCTGTCCAGATTCCTTGAGTGAAGGCCTGTAACGGCTCTGTGAAGACCGGGGTCTATGAAGTCAGGGCCTGCCTTAAAGGGAGCAACTGTCAGTCCATGATGCTTAAAGAGAGCCATAAGGGCAAGTGAAACCGTGGTTTTACCTGCTCCGCTTTGTATGGCGGAGATTATAAAGGCGTTTTTCACTTTTGTAATTAATACCGAGTTACTTTCAAACCAATAATAATTATAAATTTTTTAATCTTTTCGTATGTTGTGCGGGCGGAGCTCGCCTCCCCTAAGGGGATTCCCCTGTAAGACTTTTTAACCGGCAAAATGCCGGTTAAAAAATTCTTTACCTAACAAACAAAACACTAAATAAAACCCAGTAGCCAAAAAACCGAGGGGTCACGGGGAAATCATTTCCCCGTGCGGAGGGGGTATAAGGGGGAGGCAGTGCCTCCTCCTTAAATATTTCCCTTTATTTAACAAAAGTAATTAGCGACGGATCATAGCCCGCCGGACTTTCAAACCCAAGCAGATTGCACAGTGTGGCTGCTGAGTTACTAAGCCCGGGTTTATCTACTTTAGAAAGTTTATACTCGCCAGCAAAGCCCTGATCGTATATGATAAACGGCACAGGGTTTAGCGTGTGTGAGGTCTTAACCGTTCTCTTACCCTTTTTAATTGAAATCATTTCGTCTGAATTCCCATGATCTGCCGTTACAATCGCTATACCGCCAAGAGAGCTGACTACATCAAGGAGTTTCCCGACACATTCATCAACCGTTTCAACCGCTGTGATTGCAGCCTCCATTACACCAGTGTGTCCAACCATATCGCCATTAGCAAAGTTAAGCCTCACAAAACGATACTTGCCGGACTTAAGAGCTTCAGTGACTGCTTCAGTTATCTCATACGCTTTCATCTTAGGAGCCTTATCAAAGGTTAATTTATCGGATGGAATTTCCATGTATTTTTCAAGTTTTTCGTCTATATACCCGGAGCGGTTACCGTTCCAAAAATATGTCACATGGCCATATTTCTGAGTCTCAGATATTGCAAACATCGGGATGCTCTCCTTAGCAAGATACTCACACACAGTTTTATCTATCTGAGGCGGAACGACCAGATAATTTTTGGGTACCTTTGCGTCCGAGTCGTACTCCATCATACCGGCATAAAATACATCGGGAAAACGCCCTCGCTCAAACTTATCAAACTCCGGGCCTGAATCAAATGTCTTAGAGATTTCTATTGCCCTGTCTCCCCTGAAATTGAAAAATATTACAGAGTCCCCGTCCTCCATGCGTCCAACAGGATTACCTGCGTCATCAACCACGACAAAGGCGTCCATGTTCTGGTCGTCAATGTCTTTTGCGTAAGAAGCGTTAACGTACTCGGTACAGGACTTACAAGGAGTTCCGATGCCGTTTACATGAGCATCCCAGCCCCGTTTTACAATCCGCCAGTCGGCTTCATACCTGTCCATGGTGACGTTCATTCGTCCGCCTCCGGAGGCTATGACGTAGTGAAATCCGCGTTCATCCCGGATTTTTTTCAGCGCCTCCTCAAGAGGGGTGACGTATTCAAGTGCGGTTCTTGGCCCCACATCGCGACCGTCTAAAAGCGGGTGCACCCGCACTTTTTTGACTCCCACCTCGGCAAGTTTATTAATCATTGCGTATAAATGGCTGATATTTGAGTGGACGTTAGCATCTGAAAAGAGGCCTATAAAGTGAACAGCGCCGCCGTTTTTGCCGCGTTCTGCGATTTTTTGCCAAAGCTTACCGCTAAACACGGCTCCAGTGGCAAAGTCTTCATTTACTCGTTTTGCTCCCTGAGCAAACACACGGCCTGCACCGAAGGCGTTATGCCCGACCTCGCTGTTACCCATATCCTCATCCGAGGGTAGCCCCACGGCCTCACCGTGTGCACGAATCGAGGTAAAGAACTCACTCTTAAACAGTTTATCCAAAGTCGGCGTTTTTGCTAAAAACACCGCATTGGTTTCATCCTCTTTACCAAGTCCCACACCATCCATGATTATCATAAGAAGCGGGCCCTTTCGTCCGGCAAAACCCTTTAGTTTTTTTAATCTCTCCATGTTTATTACTATCCTCCTAATTTATTCGCATCTCTCTCAGTAGTTGAGATTATATAACAATTGCAGGCTAATTATAAATAGCTTTTTAACAGCATAAAAAATTTGAGAAAAAATTTCATTTAGTGTTAGTATAAAAAATGCAAACCGGGAGATTATAGGGATGGCAAGCGGCAGAATTTTTGTTGTTGACGATGAGGTAATAATATCTCAGGATATAACTGTAACCCTTAAGAAACTTGGGTATGATGTTGTTGGATCAGCCTCCACAGGGCAGGATGCTATAGATAAAGTATTAGAGTTAAAGCCGGATTTAATTCTTATGGACATACAGCTCATCGGAGATATTGACGGCATAGAGGCAGCAAGAGAAATTCATAACTATTACGACATCCCTGTAATATTTGTAAGCTCCTACTCAGATGATCAATTATTAAAGAGAGCAAAAGTGACAGGACCCTTTGGCTA
This window harbors:
- the rplM gene encoding 50S ribosomal protein L13 is translated as MKTRYVTKDEADRRWFVVDAEGRILGRMAAKIAVYLRGKHKPSFTPNADTGDFVVVVNAEKVKLTGDKLNDKIYYHHSGYIGGIKAEAAKDRIKRQPEAMLKDAVWGMLPKNRLGRALIKKLKVYAGKEHPHSAQKPELLNL
- the rpsI gene encoding 30S ribosomal protein S9 translates to MADIKYAATGKRKTSVARVVLKKGSGDITVNSRTFENYFTRETLRMIIKQPLEISGMIGKYDVMAKVTGGGPAGQAGAVRHGITIALIKSDSDLRPKLKKEGLVTRDPREKERKKYGQKGARKRFQFSKR
- a CDS encoding N-acetyl-gamma-glutamyl-phosphate reductase, which translates into the protein MGGKIRAVICGASGYTGAELLRILSRHLHVKVVAATSERSANKPVTGLFPHLIQFAGLVLQSLDVKALADKGDVFFMALPHGASQQAVNSLFDAGKKVIDLSADFRLRNPDVYEKWYKEKHSYHTALSSAVYGLPELYRESIKGASLVANPGCYPTSAILALYPALKQNIVNTADIVVDSKSGVSGAGRKADLAISFCEVNNGFKAYGVSTHRHTPEIEQELSAIDKTDIKISFTPHLIPVNRGMLSTVYAKLKTDISIDEVITIYNNAYKDEPFVKVLPQGMFPDTRYVAGTNYCHIGLSINHNNTLIVVSAIDNLIKGASGQAVQNMNLMFGFKETDALDTLSPAIP
- a CDS encoding cobyrinate a,c-diamide synthase, whose product is MKNAFIISAIQSGAGKTTVSLALMALFKHHGLTVAPFKAGPDFIDPGLHRAVTGLHSRNLDRWMCGDTFVQAVFNKYTALSDVSIVEGVMGLFDGKERSSANLAKFLGIPVIVVLDCKGMAETVSAVLSGIEAFDKDVAVAGVILNRVGSRTHFERLKAAVESNCKSEVFGFIAASADIKIPERHLGLFTAEDSIIGSDFINNLVSLVKDTVDIDKILAKTSIEPVPSLINDNKNLPLHNHKLRLAVARDAAFCFYYEDNLELLRSFGIETVFFSPISDKELPEGTCGIYFGGGYPELYSEALSKNEYLRNRIREFSESGGVVYAECGGLMYISDGIKTTDGSFYPMCGVLPVKCEMRPKLSRLGYREVKLTEDTIIGHKGDILRGHEFHYSDIYENSSSIENIYENTEGAAGFFVKHTLASYVHLHFAGNPSFALKLATGMNLWYSR
- a CDS encoding 2,3-bisphosphoglycerate-independent phosphoglycerate mutase, which produces MERLKKLKGFAGRKGPLLMIIMDGVGLGKEDETNAVFLAKTPTLDKLFKSEFFTSIRAHGEAVGLPSDEDMGNSEVGHNAFGAGRVFAQGAKRVNEDFATGAVFSGKLWQKIAERGKNGGAVHFIGLFSDANVHSNISHLYAMINKLAEVGVKKVRVHPLLDGRDVGPRTALEYVTPLEEALKKIRDERGFHYVIASGGGRMNVTMDRYEADWRIVKRGWDAHVNGIGTPCKSCTEYVNASYAKDIDDQNMDAFVVVDDAGNPVGRMEDGDSVIFFNFRGDRAIEISKTFDSGPEFDKFERGRFPDVFYAGMMEYDSDAKVPKNYLVVPPQIDKTVCEYLAKESIPMFAISETQKYGHVTYFWNGNRSGYIDEKLEKYMEIPSDKLTFDKAPKMKAYEITEAVTEALKSGKYRFVRLNFANGDMVGHTGVMEAAITAVETVDECVGKLLDVVSSLGGIAIVTADHGNSDEMISIKKGKRTVKTSHTLNPVPFIIYDQGFAGEYKLSKVDKPGLSNSAATLCNLLGFESPAGYDPSLITFVK